From Candidatus Cloacimonadota bacterium, one genomic window encodes:
- a CDS encoding asparaginase: MKKRILIITTGGTIAMKFDKNFGVLPNNELIEMLHSFPQLQDVAEIKVHEFTNIPSPYMTPGKMFKLGKLIEEKIIDFDGIVITHGTDTLEETSYFLDLMLSTNKPVVLTAAMRSGSELGLDGPRNIVGAVRVASDELSVNRGVLVVMNDEINCARDVVKTDSGKTDAFETPLYGLLGIIDPDKIIFYRKRIIDESITTNEIETKIDLIKCVSGMGTHHLDASINSGVKAIVLEAFGRGNVPRSIVPKIQEAISKNIIIVIVSRTYTGRVLSEYGYEGGGKYLQKMGAILGGDLKGPKMRLKLMLLFGKLKTPDLVREYLKNEFN; this comes from the coding sequence GGCACGATCGCTATGAAATTCGATAAGAATTTCGGTGTTCTACCCAATAATGAACTAATTGAAATGCTGCATTCATTTCCTCAACTTCAAGATGTTGCAGAAATCAAAGTTCATGAATTCACCAATATCCCCAGCCCTTATATGACTCCCGGAAAAATGTTTAAACTTGGTAAGTTGATTGAAGAAAAGATCATAGATTTTGATGGTATAGTAATAACACACGGAACTGATACTTTGGAAGAGACATCTTATTTTCTTGATCTGATGCTTTCCACCAATAAACCTGTTGTTCTTACCGCAGCAATGAGAAGTGGTTCCGAACTTGGTTTGGACGGACCCAGAAATATAGTTGGTGCTGTACGAGTTGCAAGTGATGAATTATCGGTAAATCGTGGTGTGCTGGTAGTGATGAACGATGAGATAAATTGCGCTCGTGATGTTGTGAAAACTGATTCTGGCAAAACAGATGCTTTTGAAACTCCGCTATATGGACTTCTGGGAATTATCGATCCCGATAAAATTATTTTTTATCGCAAGCGAATTATCGACGAAAGCATTACAACTAACGAAATTGAAACCAAAATTGATTTGATAAAATGTGTTTCAGGAATGGGAACTCATCATCTGGATGCTTCAATTAATTCTGGAGTTAAAGCGATTGTTTTAGAAGCATTTGGTCGAGGTAACGTTCCCAGGTCAATAGTTCCAAAAATTCAGGAAGCAATTAGCAAGAATATTATTATTGTAATTGTATCGCGAACCTACACTGGAAGAGTATTGTCGGAATATGGTTATGAAGGCGGCGGCAAATATCTTCAGAAGATGGGTGCAATCTTGGGTGGAGATTTGAAAGGACCAAAAATGAGATTGAAACTGATGCTTCTTTTTGGTAAACTGAAGACTCCTGATTTAGTTCGAGAATATTTGAAAAATGAGTTTAACTAG